TGCGCCTGCCTGAACTGGTTCAGGGTATTGTGCTGACTATCGGTTCTGCGGCCTATCTTGCCTGGCTGTCGCCGCAGATGTTGGTTGTGACAGCTATCTGGGTGGCTATCACTATCTGGGGCGGCTTCCTGCTGGTGGCGCGAGTCTATCGCCATATGCGTATTTTGCGGGAAACTGAAGACAGCCTTTATAAAGATTATCAGACAGTGCTGGATGGCAATAAAGAACTCACGCTTAATCGCGAACGCGCGGCCTGGGTTTTTGACAATCAATACCGCCCGGACGCTATGCGTTATCGTCACCATATCGTTCGCGCCGACACCTTCCATCTGAGCGCCGTAAACTGGTCGAATATCATGATGCTGGGCGCAATTGGCCTGGTATTTTGGATGGCTAACGGCTTGGGCTGGGCCGATACCGCTATTGCTGCGACTTACTCCTTAACGCTGCTGTTTCTGCGCACTCCGCTGCTGTCGGCGGTAGGGGCATTACCCACGCTATTAAGCGCCCAGGTGGCTTTTAATAAACTGAACACCTTCCACTTAACACCGTGGCAGGAGGGATTTTCCAGCACAGGTGATTTTAGCGGCTGGCAGACAATTGAACTGCGCGATGTCTCTTTCCATTATGGAGATGGAGGCTTTGCCGTGGGGCCATTAAATTTGACTCTGCGGCGCGGTGAGTTGGTATTTCTGATAGGCGGTAACGGCAGCGGGAAATCGACTCTGGCGATGCTGCTCACCGGGCTATATCAGCCGGTATCCGGCGGTTTGTATATAGATGGCCGGCCGGTTGATATTGACCAGCAGGATGCCTGGCGCGCGCTGTTCTCCGCGGTATTTACCGACGTTACACTGTTTAATCAGCTGCTGGGGCCGCAAGGCCAGCAGCCGGATGACGCTTTAGTAAATGAATGGCTACAGCGGCTGCAAATGGATAGCAAACTGGAGATTGAGGCTAACCGGATAGACAGCCTCAACCTTTCTAAGGGCCAGAAAAAACGCGTAGCGCTGCTACTGGCCCTGGCCGAAGGGCGCGATATTCTGATGCTTGATGAATGGGCGGCGGATCAGGACCCACATTTCCGCCGCGAGTTTTATCAGGTGTTGCTGCCAGCGTTGCAGCAGGCGGGTAAAACTGTGTTTGCTATAAGTCACGATGATCACTATTTCTCGCAGGCTGACCGTCTGTTAGAGATGCGCCAGGGCAAGCTTAGCGAATTGACTGGCAGCGAGCGTGAAGCCGCCAGTCGCGATGCGCTGTCGCGTACTGATATTTAATCGTTCTTTTAGTGCGCCAGCGGGGAAAACTGGCGTGCTATCTCACTTTTTGCGCAAGGTTTTTTGCTGATTTACTTTTGGTGACTGCATATGCGTAATTATTGGCATATTCTTTACGCTCAAACAGCAGCTTGCGGCGCGATAATTGCGCCGGATATCTACCATGGATTTGCGTACTCATGACTGCCTACACTTTAAAAGAGCGTGCCGAGGACCGGACACGCATTCAGTATCTGCTGACTACCCAAAAAGCCATCGCTCCGGCGATCCTTGGCAAACTTCCTGAAGAGATCTACGACGCCGAACAGGTCATGGCGGAGATAGACGATGTGGCACAGCTGGTTTCACGGCTGCCGCCGCCGGATCTCGCCGATACCTTGGAAGGTTTACCGTCGGAGGAGCGTCACGCCGTATGGCGACTGGTTCCTGAAAACAAGCGCGGACGAGTGCTGCTGGAAGCATCAGAAACCGTTTGGGACGATCTGATCGATGAGATGAGCGATCGCTCCCTGCTGCGAGCCCTCAGTACTCTTGATATCGATGAGCAGATCTATCTGGCGCAATATCTGCCGCGCGATCTGACCGGGCGTCTGGTCGCCAGTCTCCCGCCATTAGAGCGAGAAAAAGTACGCCAGGTCCTGCATTACCCGAAAGGCAGCGTAGGCTCGATGATGGAGTTCGGCGTCATTATTGTACGTCCGGCGATGACACTGGGTGCGGTACAGCGTTATCTCCGACGTATGGGAACCATGCCGGAAAACACGGATAAGCTCTTTGTTACCTCGCGAGATAACCGGCTGGTGGGTGAGCTGGATGTCACATCGGTATTGCTAAACTCGCCCGGTAAGCGGGTGGATGAAGTCATGGAGCGCAATCCGGTGACTATGGCACCGGAAGACGATGATGAAGAAGCGGCGCGCACGTTTGAACGCGATAACCTGCTGAGTGCCGCGGTAGTTGATAGCAGCGGTCGGCTGCTCGGCAGGGTCACCATCGATGAAATCGTTGATGTGGTTTATGAAGAAACCGATAGCGATTTGCGTCGTATGGGGGGCCTGAGTGCCGATGAAGATATATTTGCTCCGGTGCGTAAAGCGGTTAAAACCCGTTGGGCGTGGCTGGCGGTAAATCTTTGCACCGCTTTTATCGCCTCCAGGGTTATCGATGGTTTTGAGCATACAATTTCACAGCTGGTGGCGCTGGCGTCATTAATGCCAATAGTGGCCGGTATCGGCGGGAATACCGGTAATCAGACCATTACCATGATTGTGCGGGCGATGGCGCTGCATACCATTCAGCCCGGTAACTTCCGGTACCTGCTGGGACGTGAACTGGGGGTAGCGCTGATAAATGGTCTGGTCTGGGGCGGCCTGATGGGCGTTATCACCTGGCTTTTGTATCAGGATCGGGCGCTGGGCGGCGTGATGGCGCTGGCGATGATACTGAACCTGATGGTAGCGGCAATCATGGGCGTCATCATTCCTATGGTGATGTCGCGCCTGGGAAGAGATCCCGCCGTCGGTTCCAGCGTATTGATTACCGCGATTACCGATACCGGCGGGTTCTTTATCTTTCTCGGACTGGCGACGCTGTTTTTGGTTTAACCCCAGTTATAACCGCCCGCTCAGCCGCTGATGAAAATCATGGCTGCGGGCATCCAGGCCAATAACCGTTACTTCCACCCGGTGGCGGTGATAACGCTCTTCGATGGCATCCAGCGCCGCTACGCTTGAGGCGTCCCAGATTTGGGCGTGGGACAGGTCGATAATAACGTGAGCCGGGTCATCGGCGTATGCAAACCGGTCGAATAAGTCATTGCTGCTGGCAAAAAATAGCGGCCCGCGCACGTTGTAGCGAGCAGTGGTGCCATCGTCCGACAGCGTGCGCTCGGCGTTAATAACGTGAGCCACGCGGCGGGCGAACATAATAATGGCAAAAATAACGCCGCCGACCACACCAATCGCCAGATTACCGGTCACTACCGTAGCGATTACCGTCAGGAGCATAACCGCGCTTTCAGATTTCGGCATTCGGCGCAGGGTGGAGGGGGAAAGGCTATGCCAGTTCAGCGTTTTCAGCGCCACAATAATCATAATCCCGGCCAGCACCACCATTGGAATACGCGCCATCACCGCCGACAGGCTGGTCACCATTAGTAGCAATACCAGCCCGGCTACCAGTGTTGATACCCGACTGCGTGCCTGCCCCAGTTCAACGTTAACCATGGTCTGGCCTATCATGGCACATCCTGCAATACCGCCAAAAAATCCGGCGCAAATATTAGCTCCGCCCAGCGCTAAGCATTCGCGGCGCTTGCTGGACGGCGTATCGGTCAAATCATCAACCAGTTTGGCGGTCAGTAACGTTTCCATCAGGCCGACCAGCGCCACGCTGAGCGCGCAAGGCCAGACAATTTGCAATGTTTCCAAATTAAGAGGCACCAGAAATGCGTTTATTCCCGGCAGGCCTGGTTGCATGGCTCCGGCATCGTTGACCACCGGGATGTGCAAATCCAGAGCCCATGCCAGCACGGTGATGACGACAATAGCAACCAGCGGGGCAGGGATACTGGTCATTACTCGCGGCAGCAGCAGTACAATGGCCAGCGTCAGCGCAAATAGTCCCCAGACAATCGAGTTGTGTCCCCAGATATGGGGCACCTGAGCCCAAAAGATAAGAATGCCTAGCGCATTAACAAAGCCCTGCATCACTGAGCGGGGAATATAGCGCATCATGCGCGTTAGTCCGGCAGCGGCAAAGGCAATCTGAATGAGTCCGGCCAGGATTACCGCAGGCAAAATATAAGCAACTCCGTGGACATGAACCATCGGGCCAATGACCAGGGCAACGGAGCCTGCCGCCGCCGTGACCATCGCCGGGCGTCCGCCTGCCAGAGACATCACCAGACAGAGAGTGACGGAGGCAACCAGGCTGACTTTAGGGTCAACACCGGCAATTACCGAAAAAGAGATAACTTCTGGAATAAGCGCCAGCGCGGTGATGATACCGGCCAGGCTTTCGCGTGTAAGCAGTCGTGGAGAGCGCAGAATATCGCTGACCGTGGGACCGCGTAGCGCTGGGGTCGAGTGAGTTGTTGCCATAAAAATTTCGCAGATGCTCGTGAGTGGATGCGCCTTAGAGCGCTTATTGTTTGTGCTGTAAAAATTTCGCGGCAAGAGTACCGAAACCGCTAGCGATTGACC
This genomic interval from Salmonella enterica subsp. enterica serovar Choleraesuis contains the following:
- a CDS encoding magnesium transporter MgtE, producing MTAYTLKERAEDRTRIQYLLTTQKAIAPAILGKLPEEIYDAEQVMAEIDDVAQLVSRLPPPDLADTLEGLPSEERHAVWRLVPENKRGRVLLEASETVWDDLIDEMSDRSLLRALSTLDIDEQIYLAQYLPRDLTGRLVASLPPLEREKVRQVLHYPKGSVGSMMEFGVIIVRPAMTLGAVQRYLRRMGTMPENTDKLFVTSRDNRLVGELDVTSVLLNSPGKRVDEVMERNPVTMAPEDDDEEAARTFERDNLLSAAVVDSSGRLLGRVTIDEIVDVVYEETDSDLRRMGGLSADEDIFAPVRKAVKTRWAWLAVNLCTAFIASRVIDGFEHTISQLVALASLMPIVAGIGGNTGNQTITMIVRAMALHTIQPGNFRYLLGRELGVALINGLVWGGLMGVITWLLYQDRALGGVMALAMILNLMVAAIMGVIIPMVMSRLGRDPAVGSSVLITAITDTGGFFIFLGLATLFLV
- a CDS encoding multidrug ABC transporter permease/ATP-binding protein is translated as MELLRVVYRQYRWPFLMVILLSLLSAALGIGLIAFINQRLISSSNVTLAVLPEFLGLLLLLMAVTLGSQLALTTLGHHFVFRLRSEFIKRIMDTPVARIEELGSAALLAGLTSDVRNITIAFVRLPELVQGIVLTIGSAAYLAWLSPQMLVVTAIWVAITIWGGFLLVARVYRHMRILRETEDSLYKDYQTVLDGNKELTLNRERAAWVFDNQYRPDAMRYRHHIVRADTFHLSAVNWSNIMMLGAIGLVFWMANGLGWADTAIAATYSLTLLFLRTPLLSAVGALPTLLSAQVAFNKLNTFHLTPWQEGFSSTGDFSGWQTIELRDVSFHYGDGGFAVGPLNLTLRRGELVFLIGGNGSGKSTLAMLLTGLYQPVSGGLYIDGRPVDIDQQDAWRALFSAVFTDVTLFNQLLGPQGQQPDDALVNEWLQRLQMDSKLEIEANRIDSLNLSKGQKKRVALLLALAEGRDILMLDEWAADQDPHFRREFYQVLLPALQQAGKTVFAISHDDHYFSQADRLLEMRQGKLSELTGSEREAASRDALSRTDI
- a CDS encoding transporter; this encodes MATTHSTPALRGPTVSDILRSPRLLTRESLAGIITALALIPEVISFSVIAGVDPKVSLVASVTLCLVMSLAGGRPAMVTAAAGSVALVIGPMVHVHGVAYILPAVILAGLIQIAFAAAGLTRMMRYIPRSVMQGFVNALGILIFWAQVPHIWGHNSIVWGLFALTLAIVLLLPRVMTSIPAPLVAIVVITVLAWALDLHIPVVNDAGAMQPGLPGINAFLVPLNLETLQIVWPCALSVALVGLMETLLTAKLVDDLTDTPSSKRRECLALGGANICAGFFGGIAGCAMIGQTMVNVELGQARSRVSTLVAGLVLLLMVTSLSAVMARIPMVVLAGIMIIVALKTLNWHSLSPSTLRRMPKSESAVMLLTVIATVVTGNLAIGVVGGVIFAIIMFARRVAHVINAERTLSDDGTTARYNVRGPLFFASSNDLFDRFAYADDPAHVIIDLSHAQIWDASSVAALDAIEERYHRHRVEVTVIGLDARSHDFHQRLSGRL